In Amaranthus tricolor cultivar Red isolate AtriRed21 chromosome 5, ASM2621246v1, whole genome shotgun sequence, a genomic segment contains:
- the LOC130812945 gene encoding WAT1-related protein At2g37460-like has translation MEGTRSWYTQAKPFLAVIFLQFGLAGMDILSKLALTNGMSNYVLVVYRHAVATIVIAPFALLLDKKVRPKMTVSIFIKLLLLSLLEPVIDQNLYYLGMKYTSATFAATMVNILPAITFVMAWILRLEKMKCRSIRSQAKIIGTVATVGGAMMMTLLKGPALTFMSKHGVSDHHGAKQLDVSVHDAIKGSIMITIGCFSWAAFVILQAITLKSYPVELSLTAWICLLGTLEGTAVAIVMEKGRSSVWALGWDTNLLTAVYSGVFCSGLLYFIQGVVMKERGPVFVTAFNPLCMVIVAALSTFFMAEKMYLGRVFGAIVIVVGLYMVIWGKGKDYYTNTPLDEENAASTQLQCQHHLEIEKNKSNFQNIHINHNHNYDHNHNNNDV, from the exons ATGGAAGGTACTCGTAGTTGGTATACCCAAGCAAAGCCATTTTTAGCGGTCATATTTCTTCAATTTGGGCTAGCAGGAATGGATATTCTTTCAAAACTTGCTCTCACAAATGGAATGAGTAACTATGTTCTTGTTGTGTACCGTCATGCAGTTGCTACTATCGTCATAGCTCCCTTTGCTCTTCTTCTTGACAA GAAAGTGAGGCCTAAGATGACTGTATCAATTTTTATCAAGTTGTTACTTCTAAGTTTACTTGA gcCTGTTATTGATCAAAACCTTTATTATTTGGGAAtgaagtacacgtcagcaactTTTGCTGCCACTATGGTCAACATTCTTCCAGCAATAACATTTGTAATGGCATGGATTCTAAG GCTAGAAAAGATGAAGTGTAGAAGCATAAGAAGTCAAGCAAAAATAATAGGAACAGTGGCCACGGTGGGTGGTGCAATGATGATGACATTGTTAAAAGGACCTGCCCTAACATTTATGTCCAAACATGGAGTTTCTGATCATCATGGTGCTAAACAACTTGATGTTAGTGTCCATGATGCCATTAAAGGTTCCATTATGATCACTATTGGTTGCTTTAGCTGGGCTGCTTTTGTCATTCTTCAG GCAATAACTCTGAAGTCATACCCTGTAGAGTTGTCGCTTACAGCATGGATATGTTTATTAGGAACACTTGAGGGTACTGCAGTGGCCATTGTTATGGAGAAGGGAAGATCATCTGTTTGGGCTCTTGGATGGGACACCAATTTATTAACTGCTGTCTACagt gGAGTGTTTTGTTCAGGGTTGTTGTATTTCATTCAAGGGGTTGTTATGAAAGAAAGAGGGCCAGTGTTTGTGACTGCATTTAATCCCTTATGCATGGTCATTGTTGCTGCTTTGAGCACCTTTTTCATGGCCGAAAAGATGTATCTCGGAAG GGTATTTGGTGCAATTGTGATTGTCGTAGGATTGTACATGGTTATTTGGGGAAAAGGCAAAGATTATTACACAAATACACCATTGGATGAAGAAAATGCAGCATCCACACAATTACAATGTCAGCATCATCTAGAAATAGAGAAGAATAAatctaattttcaaaatatccacattaatcataatcataattatgatcataatcataataataatgatgtatAG